The segment ATGTAGTTTTGTGAATACAAGGGAGATGCAACCTTTTAGACGTCTTTACTAACAAGGTTAGGTAAAGATTAGTTACTTGGATGCACTCAAAAGATTACAGAGGTTATTATTGGCTCAGCTAAATTGCTGAAGACACCATTTCCATGTAAAGTCCTGCATTACAGATGTACCGTTACCTTTTTGTAGTCTTCATGTAACTCTCACAGGCTGTTACATACATCGTTATGTAAAACACAATTTAACCCTTTAGGATTCGAGCACTGGTGGGTTATGAAGTGCGAATTCATTGTTTTGATAGAGATTAGCAGTTTGACATGTTTGGTCTACACTATGTTGAATGACTTGCAGTCTTGTGACGTTGGCTATCTTTGGACTGCTCAGTGTCTGCCACACACAATGAATGgactttgtcatttcaaagtttCTCTCGCAGACCATCTGTAGTTCGGCTAGTGTATTGTAGGAAGTTTTTAGTTTTTCACGTGGAAAGTTTTTTCGCTTCAGTGCCTTACACTCATTTCTTTGAAGTGTAACTTAGTCATCATAGTTTCAGGCGCTTGTAATCTTTATGACATTTTtccccagtttcacagacaaggcttaagattAGTCccaactaaaataaaatttgagccgtcttaactgaaaataacttgccctgacatatcttaaaatatgtcagtgctattgttttgtttcaagatgcacatcagcaatgtttttttcattttaataaaagcgacttaaattgcctaaattaactaagacatagtcctggcttaggctaagccttgtctatgaaaccgggcctatgaCTGTTTTTACAATAGTTCGAATTTTCTTGTGGAAACATaccatacactcttaaaaaccttaaaaatcatttttgattccccaaagaacctttaagtcaaagtttttaaaatattgtcatGGTCCTTCGAAACCTCGGAtctccaaattcgctgtttttcagcaaatggaaaaaaacactgtttaaattattaaatactggTTTGTCAAAGTTGAAAAGCACTTGGTCggatatttgcaaaacagaGTGACCCAAAAAGGgtgacttaaaaaaataacgAAATacggagatatgaggtttcaaaaggacagcagtgatagcCATTTCATGCATTTCAATAGTCTATAGAACCGTTTTCAACGacaaaagaaccttttgtgcaaTAGAAAAGCTTCTGTTGAACTTTATAGgaaccttttatttttatgagtgtCGTCTGCGCTTCAGAGCCAGATTCTGAAGTGCCAACATGCACTCTTTCGATAGATTCAAATGAGTACACGATTCTAATAACTAAATCATTAATAATGATGAATGTTGTGTAAAAGAAACTCTTagcttatattttcatattctaTTGTAATTTTTGTTGTAGCCTACGTGAAGAATACGATGAATTATATAAAAGGCATTAAACTGGTCATCGGTCACTCTGCTCTAGATATCAGCCATTGAAAAATCTATATGGGTCGACCACTAGAACAAATGACTAGTTTTGACCTTTGCACATGACAGTCTATTTGTCTTATTTGGCAGTATTTCATAATATTTGCTTTGATGCCACCACACACTGTCGTCCACCTGGATAATAGTTGTTTTCGATTGAGTCTGCATAATTTTAACATCAAGCAGGAGTGCCGTGGGTTCTGTAGCTATTGAGAAAAGTGCTTACTCAAAACGTATTTATGACCTCGTAAATCTACACGGGAAATATAGGCAGTGCCACATTTCTGTAGAATGGATGCATGTTTCAGTTCTGCCTGACTTTCAGCTTTAGTCAATGAGAAACCTCTGTTCAATGACCACACAGCATTGTAACATAAAACGGACATCTTTTAACCGATCCCTCTGAATTTCACTCTTGGGAATTGTAGACCTCATTTAAAAGGTAATTCTTGTCTGGTTTACAAACAATGTTCGTCTGCCCtatatagaataaataaactagCCTTTGCTTTCTAAGGACATGTTGGCTAAATGGGATGTTGTAGTTCTCTAAGACCCCAGATGGTTTAGTTCTGATATGGGTTTTTGGTTCAGTTccccaaatgtaaaaaatgcacAATTTTGCTGTCATGGTAATTATAGATGTTGCTCTGGCAAAGATGGCGCCAGGCGGTATGATCAAACTGTCAGTTTTAATTACTCTAGAGTACCCTCAACTTGTCAAAAGCGGTTTGTACGGTGCAGTTTgtcaaagcatgctgggaagtTTGTACTTCCTAAAGCCCTCCCATGGAGTTGGATGACTGAAATACACTCATTTGTGTTTTAGATGACGGCAGCAATGCCACAGATAAAATGTAGGGGAGACAGTTAGAGAATAAGAGATTTTAAGGCAATCAGACCGCGTTACGCTTCATTACACGGTCCAGTATTTCCTCTTAAATATGCACTATCTATACTCTTAAACATTCATCTTGTACTGGATGGGAATGTAGTTGCAGCTGTCATGGGAGATTAACATGCGagttaatggttttaatgggtgTTTATCATAACCACAGTCAATCTTTAATGACAAGACAAGCTTCAGTGGGACAGATCTGGGACAGATGGGCTTGCCTatacattacatacagtatactattTACCTAATTGGCAAAAcagaactttattttttatatataaaactagTGTATGACCAAAGCTGATGCAGATGGTAAATGACTGCTATATAATGCTCATATAGAATTCAACGAAACAAAATGATGTTAACGCAATtgctaaaatgaataaattctTATTTGCATAATGCACAATGTTAAAAGTGTTCCTTTGACAAAGCTGCGTGAGTAGATTATGGAAGGTAAATGTTTGATATGTCAGCCGGCCACGATTATTGACCAATGCAAATAATCTTGAAATGTGTTGGTGTGTCAGTGACTTCGACTTAAAGAAGCCCTATATAGTAAGTCTGGTTTAATCTTATTTCCACTTCTATTTAATTCCCTTTTTTTAGTAGGGCTGGGTGATATACATTAAATTTGATATCTCAATATCGTTCCAGATTTTGAGAGATCAATCAATTAATAGGTATCTTAATATTTTTCCTTttgctttaaaataattaaatagtgACTTCCTTTTACCCCAAATGAAatgatttgaaaataaaatgacaaatgtttagtgcaaaaacacaaataaaactgaATGCACTAAGTTgcgttggataaaagcattttccaaatgtataaatgtaaatgtagttgcTTTTCATTAAATGAACATGCAAGTGCTGCTTGAGGTGTTAGAGATGGGTTGTGTTACCATCATTTGTCTTTTCACATCTTctaaataattgttttgtttagtcTGTTTTCTGAAAACCAAGCCTTCCCCATTTTAGTTTCTTAATTCTTTTTGGGTAACAATTTCATCCACTCCTTGGTCTCTTTTCACACCTGTGTCACTAATTGTCCCAATTTTAATAATTGCGAGTTACGTTATGTGTTACTTATGAGAAGACATAAAGAGGGCTGAAACTTCCTATTCATGCCATTTTTGACACATTAATCTTAATTTTCAACAACTCTTCATATTCATGATATTCTGTTATTTAATACCTTTAGCACAATTATCTTCATAATATCTAATATTcaatatatcgcccagcccaaCTGTAACTCGTTAGTATACAGAGCCTTGGTCAACAAAATGATAAGttgaaggtccagtgtatgaaatttagtggcatctagcagtgaggttgcgaattggtctttatacacctctgaagacatagttatttatattatattgcatttctgtcaatagatcctccaaagaattatacactggaccttattAATTTAGAAATGGAAAGACAATAAATTGGTGAATAGGACCAGAGCTATAATGATGCATGTAGTGCTTAAAAGgtgatatttttgtttaatttatatcttttcttttcctttttttgtagCCCTTTCTTCACTCCGGTCCCTCTTGTGGTGTCACTGGGCCATGGTTCGCAAGAAAGGATCTCTTATTTTGTGCGGAGCATTTTTGTTCGTCGCATGGAATGCCTTGCTCCTCCTCTTTTTATGGGGGAGGTCTCCCATCGGTCGACTCGGCGAGGGAGGTGGAGCCGAACCGGGAGCTGGAGAGGAGTGGGGAGCCGGAACAGCAAAAATGGCCGGAGCCAACGGACTGGCCATCGAAGTGATCAGATTGGCAGAAGAAGTAGAATCGGAACTGGAGACTCAGAAAAAGCTTCTCAAACAGATACAGAGTCACAGGGAATTGTGGGAACAGCAGAAAGAATTGGGAAAGAGGGAATCTGAGAACGCTAAAGACGACAAGAACATCGAGGAGCCTAAAAAAACTCAGCAGTTTCCTGCAGTACCGCTAAATCGTAAAATTGTAGATGATACGAAAACTGTTATGAAAAATGCACTTGTGGTTACACCACCTCATCCGGACACAGACGAGGAGAAAGCAGaccaaaaacaggaaatgtCGGAAAATAAAGTAGACCTCACTAAACCTAGTCCTCAGATCATAATCCCAATTCTAGTCATAGCCTGTGACAGAGTAACAGTGAAGAGGAGTTTGGATAAATTGATACAGTACCGCCCATCTCCTGAGCTTTTCCCGATCATTGTCAGCCAGGACTGTGGCCACGCAGATACGGCAAGGGTGATTGGCTCCTATGGTAGTCAGATAACCCACATTAGCCAACCGGATCTTGCCGACATTCCAGTACGACCCGATCACAGGAAGTTCCAGGGATACTACAAGATTGCCAGGCACTACCGTTGGGCGTTGAATCAAGTGTTCAATGTCTTCGCTTACTCTACTGTCGTCATTGTGGAGGATGACCTGGAGGTAATATCACATTGACAtgaatgcatacattttttttatgactTATACTCATTGTCATAATTggcttttttgtttattgtttatttaaagactGTTATGGTTTAAGTTAAACCCGTATTTGAAATCGAGCCACATGTTTTCTTGCTGTGATTCGCGGAGAATCATTTTGATAAGAGCTTATCTCTCGCTCCGAGGGAATATTTTCACTTCTGAACCCTTTGCTTTGAAGGTGTCACAGGTGAACTGATTACCAAGTCTAAAAAGCActcaaaaaacattaaacattaaagctTGCTGATGTCACGGGTTCTCTGAAGGAAGGGATCAAGGTCCCCGTTAAATTTAGCTATTTAGGAAAAGTAGCATGCTTCTGTGCATACATTTTACTGCGCCCTGATGGCGcaagtcatttattcaccctcatgccattccaaacctatatgaatttcttcttcttctgtggaagacatttctcaaaataactttTGTATTACACATAAGAAAGAGtcgcatacaggttttaaacgatACAAACCTCCGTACTCAAATTACCTTCAAATGTCTGTGCCATAAAGCCAGATGTATTGTTATTCAGTTGCTATCTACAAACGTGTCAACTTTAACAAGCTTGCCCAGCAAGACCCCGTCCTTTTGCTCTATCTTGACAGTACTTTTCAGTCCTGAAAGAGAATTCTGGTCATAAAAGTTTATGCTAATGCCAGTTCACTTGGCATTTCAGAACACGGACCCAAAATATCCAGCGTAGCTGGAAGCCTTTACAGTCACATATTTCCAAAGTATGTTTCAGCCCGTAAAACACTTTCTAAGACGACGACAAGATAAACTCACCAATCAACTAGTTGGTTGTTGGACACCCAACCTCCTAGTTTGCAGAGTTAGTTCTGAGATTATTTATAAGGGAACCCTAAAAAATTTGTGCGTTTCTAGTGGCATTTTTGGTTCACCAATGGTTAAGTGTTGCTGTGTGTAAAGGCTAAAGAATGTAATGACTGTAATGTGTAATTTCCATTAGGTTAGTTGAGTCTTATTTTGTTCAGTCAAACATTTACTCTATTCAAGTGACCTTTGGTTGATAGCTTTGCACACAAAAGAAAAGCGTTTCAATCCTTTAATACTGCTGACAGCTGTAATCCAGGTTTACTCCCACAGATTAGCACATTTAACTGATCAATGGATTAACTGGGTCAACCAAACACATCAAAGCTGCTAGAAACCTCAAATTACCTTGACATAAAACTGTTCTCATTTCGCCTTTTAGGTGGCCCCGGACTTTTTTGAGTATTTCCATGCTCTCT is part of the Triplophysa rosa linkage group LG16, Trosa_1v2, whole genome shotgun sequence genome and harbors:
- the mgat1b gene encoding alpha-1,3-mannosyl-glycoprotein 2-beta-N-acetylglucosaminyltransferase b encodes the protein MMKALSSLRSLLWCHWAMVRKKGSLILCGAFLFVAWNALLLLFLWGRSPIGRLGEGGGAEPGAGEEWGAGTAKMAGANGLAIEVIRLAEEVESELETQKKLLKQIQSHRELWEQQKELGKRESENAKDDKNIEEPKKTQQFPAVPLNRKIVDDTKTVMKNALVVTPPHPDTDEEKADQKQEMSENKVDLTKPSPQIIIPILVIACDRVTVKRSLDKLIQYRPSPELFPIIVSQDCGHADTARVIGSYGSQITHISQPDLADIPVRPDHRKFQGYYKIARHYRWALNQVFNVFAYSTVVIVEDDLEVAPDFFEYFHALYPILHSDPTLWCVSAWNDNGREGLVDPGKADLLYRTDFFPGLGWMLLKEVWAELEPKWPKAFWDDWMRHPEQRKERSCIRPEISRTITFGRKGVSLGQFFDQYLRYIKLNIELVPFTKLDLSYLVRERYDEDFNKDVYSAPLVKVEELQHGGSLKGSGPFRVQYSSRDSFKVLARNLGAMDDLKSGVPRTGYRGIVSFISRGRRIYLAPHEGWTKYDTSWS